A stretch of Gasterosteus aculeatus chromosome 4, fGasAcu3.hap1.1, whole genome shotgun sequence DNA encodes these proteins:
- the smkr1 gene encoding small lysine-rich protein 1, translated as MPTQSMKSTTKSNNSRPTKKTASKNESPKRSSSAKSPQTDVDILSPAAMQNAYYISHNAMDCLRFRGFGWQSSKEKKKGTKRIKKK; from the exons ATG CCCACCCAATCTATGAAATCAACCACAAAGTCCAACAACTCTAGACCTACAAAGAAGACTGCGAGTAAAAACGAATCCCCAAAGAGGTCGTCTAGTGCCAAATCCCCCCAGACGGATGTGGACATCCTCAGCCCAGCTGCCATGCAGAATGCCTACTACATCTCTCACAATGCAATGGACTGCCTGCGGTTTAGAGGCTTTGGGTGGCAGAGttcaaaggaaaagaagaaaggaacgAAACGGATTAAGAAAAAGTAA
- the stmp1 gene encoding short transmembrane mitochondrial protein 1: MLQFLAGFTLGNVVGMYLAQNYEVPNIAKKIDAFKKDVEAKKNPPE, from the exons ATGCTACAATTCCTG gCTGGCTTTACCTTGGGAAATGTTGTGGGAATGTACCTGGCCCAAAACTACGAG GTTCCAAATATAGCCAAGAAAATTGACGCCTTCAAGAAAGATGTGGAGGCCAAGAAGAACCCCCCGGAATGA
- the LOC120817758 gene encoding dynamin-1-like protein isoform X1: MEALIPVINKLQDVFNTVGADVIQLPQIAVVGTQSSGKSSVLESLVGRDLLPRGTGVVTRRPLILQLVHVDPGDARKNDDGGNGGEEWGKFLHTKSQIYTDFEEIRQEIENETERISGNNKGISEEPIHLKIFSPSVVNLTLVDLPGITKVPVGDQPQDIEVQIKDLILKHISNPNCIILAVTAANTDMATSEALKVAREVDPDGRRTLAVVTKLDLMDAGTDAMDVLMGRVIPVKLGLIGVVNRSQLDINNRKSVTDAIRDEHAFLQKKYPSLANRNGTKYLARTLNRLLMHHIRDCLPNLKTRINVLAAQYQSLLSSYGEPVEDQSATLLQLITKFATEYCNTIEGTAKYIETAELCGGARICYIFHETFGRTLESVDPLGGLSTIDILTAIRNATGPRPSLFVPEVSFELLVKKQVKRLEEPSLRCVELVHEEMQRIIQHCSNYSTQELQRFPKLHEAIVEVVTSLLRKRLPVTNEMVHNLVAIELAYINTKHPDFADACGVMNNNIEEQRRNRMRELPAAVPRDKSVGHGPSGPTGASGELPASGADVDGAKAPAGGSQGEQDGTGNWRGMLKKGEEAPGSGPGSPLRGVVNLLDVPAPVARKLSSREQRDCEVIERLIKSYFLIVRKNIQDSVPKAVMHFLVNHVKDSLQSELVGQLYKSGLLNDLLTESEDMAQRRKEAADMLQALQKAGQVIAEIRETHLW, from the exons ATGGAGGCTCTCATCCCCGTGATAAACAAGCTCCAAGATGTTTTCAACACGGTGGGAGCGGATGTCATACAGCTCCCGCAGATAGCAGTAGTGGGGACTCAG AGCAGTGGCAAGAGCTCAGTGCTGGAGAGCCTGGTGGGCAGGGACCTGCTGCCCCGCGGGACCGGTGTGGTAACCAGGCGACCACTCATCCTCCAACTGGTCCACGTGGATCCGGGAGATGCAAGGAAAAACGATGACGGTG GCAACGGAGGGGAAGAGTGGGGCAAATTTCTGCATACAAAAAGCCAG ATCTACACAGATTTTGAAGAAATCAGGCaggaaattgaaaatgaaacagaGCGAATATCTGGCAATAATAAG GGAATCAGCGAGGAGCCTATTCATCTGAAGATATTTTCCCCAAGCGTCGTCAACCTCACTCTGGTGGATCTGCCTGGAATCACTAAG GTGCCCGTGGGAGATCAACCTCAGGACATTGAGGTTCAGATCAAGGATCTAATCCTGAAGCACATCTCTAACCCCAACTGCATCATCCTGGCTGTCACTGCGGCCAATACGGACATGGCCACCTCGGAGGCGCTCAAGGTGGCGCGGGAGGTCGACCCCGACG GCAGGAGGACCCTGGCTGTGGTCACCAAGCTGGACCTGATGGACGCCGGCACTGATGCAATGGACGTGCTGATGGGCAGAGTCATTCCTGTCAAACTAGGCCTCATTGGAGTCGTCAACAG GAGCCAGCTGGACATCAATAACAGGAAGTCTGTGACTGATGCCATTCGAGACGAACATGCTTTCCTGCAGAAGAAATATCCGTCTCTCGCCAACAGAAACGGGACCAAATACCTGGCCAGAACCCTTAATAG GCTGCTGATGCATCACATCCGAGACTGTCTCCCCAACCTGAAGACACGGATCAACGTCCTGGCGGCGCAGTACCAGTCCCTGCTCAGCAGCTACGGTGAACCCGTGGAAGACCAGAGCGCCACCTTGCTCCAGCTCATCACCAAGTTCGCCACGGAATACTGCAACACCATAGAGGGCACGGCCAAATACATCGAGACGGCCGAGCT GTGTGGCGGAGCCAGAATTTGTTACATATTCCACGAGACGTTTGGCAGAACATTGGAGTCTGTGGATCCTCTGGGAGGACTCAGCACCATTGACATCCTCACAGCCATAAGGAACGCGACA GGCCCGCGTCCGTCGCTGTTTGTGCCCGAGGTTTCCTTCGAGCTGCTGGTGAAGAAGCAGGTGAAACGCCTGGAGGAGCCCAGCCTGCGATGCGTGGAACTGGTCCACGAGGAGATGCAGAGGATTATCCAGCACTGCAGCAACTACAGCACGCAG gagctgcagagatTCCCTAAGCTGCACGAGGCCATTGTGGAAGTAGTCACCTCGCTCTTGAGGAAGAGGTTGCCCGTCACCAATGAAATG GTGCATAACTTGGTTGCAATAGAGCTGGCCTACATCAACACCAAGCACCCAGACTTTGCAGATGCCTGTGGGGTCATGAATAACAATATAGAG GAGCAAAGGAGAAACCGAATGAGAGAGCTGCCCGCTGCAGTGCCCAGAGACAAG TCTGTTGGCCACGGCCCGTCTGGCCCAACCGGGGCTTCTGGCGAGCTCCCTGCGTCTGGAGCAGACGTGGACGGTGCCAAG GCCCCAGCAGGAGGGTCCCAGGGGGAGCAGGACGGCACAGGGAACTGGAGGGGGATGCtgaagaaaggagaggaggccCCCGGCTCCGGACCTGGAAGCCCCCTCAGAGGGGTTGTTAACCTGCTCGATGTG CCTGCGCCAGTTGCCAGGAAGTTGTCATCCCGTGAGCAGCGGGACTGTGAGGTCATCGAGCGCCTCATAAAGTCTTACTTCCTCATTGTCCGTAAGAACATCCAGGACAG TGTGCCGAAGGCAGTGATGCACTTCCTGGTCAACCATGTGAAGGACAGCCTCCAGAGTGAGCTTGTTGGCCAGCTGTATAAATCTGGCCTCCTTAACGATCTGCTGACTGAATCTGAGGACATGGCCCAGCGGCGCAAGGAGGCCGCCGACATGCTGCAG gcTTTGCAAAAGGCCGGCCAGGTTATCGCAGAGATCAGAGAAACACATCTGTGGTGA
- the LOC120817758 gene encoding dynamin-1-like protein isoform X2 → MEALIPVINKLQDVFNTVGADVIQLPQIAVVGTQSSGKSSVLESLVGRDLLPRGTGVVTRRPLILQLVHVDPGDARKNDDGGNGGEEWGKFLHTKSQIYTDFEEIRQEIENETERISGNNKGISEEPIHLKIFSPSVVNLTLVDLPGITKVPVGDQPQDIEVQIKDLILKHISNPNCIILAVTAANTDMATSEALKVAREVDPDGRRTLAVVTKLDLMDAGTDAMDVLMGRVIPVKLGLIGVVNRSQLDINNRKSVTDAIRDEHAFLQKKYPSLANRNGTKYLARTLNRLLMHHIRDCLPNLKTRINVLAAQYQSLLSSYGEPVEDQSATLLQLITKFATEYCNTIEGTAKYIETAELCGGARICYIFHETFGRTLESVDPLGGLSTIDILTAIRNATGPRPSLFVPEVSFELLVKKQVKRLEEPSLRCVELVHEEMQRIIQHCSNYSTQELQRFPKLHEAIVEVVTSLLRKRLPVTNEMVHNLVAIELAYINTKHPDFADACGVMNNNIEEQRRNRMRELPAAVPRDKAPAGGSQGEQDGTGNWRGMLKKGEEAPGSGPGSPLRGVVNLLDVPAPVARKLSSREQRDCEVIERLIKSYFLIVRKNIQDSVPKAVMHFLVNHVKDSLQSELVGQLYKSGLLNDLLTESEDMAQRRKEAADMLQALQKAGQVIAEIRETHLW, encoded by the exons ATGGAGGCTCTCATCCCCGTGATAAACAAGCTCCAAGATGTTTTCAACACGGTGGGAGCGGATGTCATACAGCTCCCGCAGATAGCAGTAGTGGGGACTCAG AGCAGTGGCAAGAGCTCAGTGCTGGAGAGCCTGGTGGGCAGGGACCTGCTGCCCCGCGGGACCGGTGTGGTAACCAGGCGACCACTCATCCTCCAACTGGTCCACGTGGATCCGGGAGATGCAAGGAAAAACGATGACGGTG GCAACGGAGGGGAAGAGTGGGGCAAATTTCTGCATACAAAAAGCCAG ATCTACACAGATTTTGAAGAAATCAGGCaggaaattgaaaatgaaacagaGCGAATATCTGGCAATAATAAG GGAATCAGCGAGGAGCCTATTCATCTGAAGATATTTTCCCCAAGCGTCGTCAACCTCACTCTGGTGGATCTGCCTGGAATCACTAAG GTGCCCGTGGGAGATCAACCTCAGGACATTGAGGTTCAGATCAAGGATCTAATCCTGAAGCACATCTCTAACCCCAACTGCATCATCCTGGCTGTCACTGCGGCCAATACGGACATGGCCACCTCGGAGGCGCTCAAGGTGGCGCGGGAGGTCGACCCCGACG GCAGGAGGACCCTGGCTGTGGTCACCAAGCTGGACCTGATGGACGCCGGCACTGATGCAATGGACGTGCTGATGGGCAGAGTCATTCCTGTCAAACTAGGCCTCATTGGAGTCGTCAACAG GAGCCAGCTGGACATCAATAACAGGAAGTCTGTGACTGATGCCATTCGAGACGAACATGCTTTCCTGCAGAAGAAATATCCGTCTCTCGCCAACAGAAACGGGACCAAATACCTGGCCAGAACCCTTAATAG GCTGCTGATGCATCACATCCGAGACTGTCTCCCCAACCTGAAGACACGGATCAACGTCCTGGCGGCGCAGTACCAGTCCCTGCTCAGCAGCTACGGTGAACCCGTGGAAGACCAGAGCGCCACCTTGCTCCAGCTCATCACCAAGTTCGCCACGGAATACTGCAACACCATAGAGGGCACGGCCAAATACATCGAGACGGCCGAGCT GTGTGGCGGAGCCAGAATTTGTTACATATTCCACGAGACGTTTGGCAGAACATTGGAGTCTGTGGATCCTCTGGGAGGACTCAGCACCATTGACATCCTCACAGCCATAAGGAACGCGACA GGCCCGCGTCCGTCGCTGTTTGTGCCCGAGGTTTCCTTCGAGCTGCTGGTGAAGAAGCAGGTGAAACGCCTGGAGGAGCCCAGCCTGCGATGCGTGGAACTGGTCCACGAGGAGATGCAGAGGATTATCCAGCACTGCAGCAACTACAGCACGCAG gagctgcagagatTCCCTAAGCTGCACGAGGCCATTGTGGAAGTAGTCACCTCGCTCTTGAGGAAGAGGTTGCCCGTCACCAATGAAATG GTGCATAACTTGGTTGCAATAGAGCTGGCCTACATCAACACCAAGCACCCAGACTTTGCAGATGCCTGTGGGGTCATGAATAACAATATAGAG GAGCAAAGGAGAAACCGAATGAGAGAGCTGCCCGCTGCAGTGCCCAGAGACAAG GCCCCAGCAGGAGGGTCCCAGGGGGAGCAGGACGGCACAGGGAACTGGAGGGGGATGCtgaagaaaggagaggaggccCCCGGCTCCGGACCTGGAAGCCCCCTCAGAGGGGTTGTTAACCTGCTCGATGTG CCTGCGCCAGTTGCCAGGAAGTTGTCATCCCGTGAGCAGCGGGACTGTGAGGTCATCGAGCGCCTCATAAAGTCTTACTTCCTCATTGTCCGTAAGAACATCCAGGACAG TGTGCCGAAGGCAGTGATGCACTTCCTGGTCAACCATGTGAAGGACAGCCTCCAGAGTGAGCTTGTTGGCCAGCTGTATAAATCTGGCCTCCTTAACGATCTGCTGACTGAATCTGAGGACATGGCCCAGCGGCGCAAGGAGGCCGCCGACATGCTGCAG gcTTTGCAAAAGGCCGGCCAGGTTATCGCAGAGATCAGAGAAACACATCTGTGGTGA